From the Brienomyrus brachyistius isolate T26 chromosome 23, BBRACH_0.4, whole genome shotgun sequence genome, the window GGGATGGTAGAGGAAATCATTTTCAAAAATGAATGCCTTAATTTTTCATTTCCCTCACTAATTCCTCAGCCAGAATCCCAGAACTTACGCCAAACGGATAAAGCTTTAGTGTGGTTGACATTTAAACCCGCAAGCCATGGAAACAGGATTTGAGTGCTATGTCAAAGGGAGGTACAAGTAGAAATATCACTCTTTAGAAGGGCAGGAGTcatcatatattttttaaacttCTGCAGTATCCTTAGCGCAATGCTGTAGCTTAAGAAatgtactatattgaaatgttaATCTGTATAAAAAATACCTACCAGGTATGTTAAGGAAAGCCAAACTAACACAAATTttatttgaaatcattagtatATCTGCAGCTCTGCTTAATGGATTCGCCCTTCTCCCTCAACGGCAAACAAACCAGGGCTTGTTCTTCACGCCTTGACACAACTGCTGTAAATTTCTGGCAGATCCAGAGCCCTGCGCCGGTGAAGCTTTGCTGGACCCCCACCTGCTGGTTCCGACCCACTAATCGGGCCACGGGAATCAGAAACCTGGGGTGATGCGCATGTGGTTGTAGTTCCGGCTCCGAAACCAGTCCTTCACCAAGCCGACGCTGCTCTCGTGAAGCCGTTGGCTTCCGCGACTCGCCGTGCTCTGGTGTACCAGTAAACAAGCCGCTCTTCaggctgctgtcctgtctgcagAAAACGGGGCCCGAGACGTTTCCCAGTCCCAAATGCAGGCAGACGGCTGAACAAGCCTTGGTGCCGACGTGTGCTAACTCATCATCAGCTTAGCTGGGTATGTAATGAAGGGGGACGTGTGGACAACTGTATGTCAACATGGAACAGGAAACCTCAGAAAGGCTCTTTCTGTACAGGGAAAAGCTCTTTAAAAACCGCTAAAACCtgctataaataaataaaacgacCAAATACAGATGTCACCTGTGTTTTGTTAGGTGGTACTTTATGGACAAGATTATGCACTTAATCATGACTAAACACATCGTCAGCTAATAGACTGTATTGGCAAGATCAGCATCATGTACATTTTTAAGTATTTCTGTTATGGAGGCACCTGTGCGAATTGGGCAGGTCAGATACTCTAAATGGCCACATCATGTGAGCATAAAAAAATTTATTCACAAAGTATTTACATGGCTTTCATAGCCCCCCAGGAAGAGAGGGGGGGAATCTTCATGGACTCCTCATGAGCTCGTTTCCTGGGGCAACAGTAGCAGGTCCAGTATCCAAGGAACCATCCAATGTACCTTAAGACCCAGCCGTTGGTGTCAGTTCACCCCCCATCACACATATTCTCCACAGTCTGAAATGATCACCTTCTGCTTGGTCTTTCCATCTTTGTTACCTTGTGCCTAAAACAAATACAGCCACACATATaagaatatatacatataacacacacacacacacacacacacaattgagGAATTTTCCCCAGTAACAACTGAGGCAGTATTTCTGAAGCtaatccttggggacccccagacagtctacattttcacttccccccaccccagctcccagcacacctgtaccggcagctggggggggggaaatgtggactgtctgggggtcccctagGACCGGGCTGAGCAACACTGGACCAGTGAAATGACCGAGGACCGAGGTGGCGGATGGTGCCGTCGCATGGGGACGTATCCCTCCTCACCTCCATGGCTCGCAGCACCTCCTGACCCTCCATCAACTCCCCAAACACCACATGCTTCCCGTCTAGCCAGTCTGTCTTGTCGCAGGTGATGAAGAACTGTGAGCCGTTGGTGTTCGGGCCTGAATTGGCCATGGAGAGCTGGCCTGCGAGGACGCAGAAGGTTAAACAGGCGCTACGTGACACTTATCTATGGAAAATCGGCAGAGCCATTGGCAGCACAGCCACGAGAAACATAAACATCAGGAACAAACAACAGATGATAGGTGTGCCATTTTTACACATTGTGCATTTTTCCAATCTAAATCACACAACCGCAATTAGAGTGATTCTTCCCAGAATAGGGTCTCCCTACCTGGGCCGGTATGTTTGAGAACAAAGTTCTCGTCGTCGAACTTGGATTTGCCGTAGATGGATTTGCCCCCAGTGCCGTTATGGTTGGTGAAGTCTCCACCTTGGCACATGAACTGCGGGATGATGCGGTGGAAGCTGCTACCTTTGTACCCAAAGCCCTTCTCGTGGGTGCACAGGCAGCGGAAGTTctcttttgggggagggggggtgcagaGAGGTATTATGGGTAAATGAGTCATGGGAAACAGGATGGGcccattcattcatttgtaGACCTCCTTCCTGTGATCAAGTCCAGGGTGAGGAACCCATGATTTGCAAAGATGAAGATCAGCAAATCATTTTTACCCCATCTAatcatatattattattattattattattattattaaagggATACCCAATATTTCAAACAAAGTCAATGTTTCATTCAAAACAATATCTAAACCAACTGACCCATCAGTGGTTTACAGGAGACTAAAACATTCTTAGGTCATAGTTGTAATTTAATATAGCTTTTATGACACATAGACCTATTTAATATTGTGGGTGCTGACGGAATGCACAGGATGACAATTTTCCAAATAGAATTAGACCAACTAGCTTCTACGGCAACTGTGTAATGAAAATTGCCAGTATGTAAGAAATGGGCCGATTCCAAACCAGTGACTGGGAGCCTCCCTACCAGCGGTCATGGGAACGACGTCAGCTCGGAGGAGGAAGCGTAGGCGGCCCGCTGGCTTGTTGCCAATTTTGATGTCCATGTAGACTTGGGGGTTGGTCCTGCCCTTCTTTGCAGGGGGCTCGCCCTACACACAGTGACATCAGAGAGGTGGGTATCCAATCATCAGCCACATGCATTCACAGACAGGTGACCAACAGCTCCATACCTCCTGTGTTTCCTTGCTGACATCTTCCCCAGCTGGCTCCGCcccctctgcttcctctgcggTCTTCCCAGAGAACTTCTtcagccaatcatcatctgaccATACTGTTTAGGAGGGGAGAGCCAGGCATTACTGAGGAGCCCCAAGTACTTCACGAAAACCGGTGGTGAATCAGAAGCAGGTGGTCACCTGGCCGAGAAGAACCTTCCTTTATCCTCATGGGCTTAGCAATGTTCACTCTGATTGTTCTGCCAAAGAGTTCAGACTCATTCTGTGAAGGAAAAGAGTGTCACCTTAGTTTAATAGCGCTTAACAACCAACTTCCTTCAGTAACTAAAAACGGTCAGCGGTGGCCTTGAGCACATGAACATGTGATCCAGAACTCAGAATTTTTCATGAAGAGCAAGCATTGCTTCTTTCCAGCTGTACACCAAATGAGAAGCGTCACTTACCATGTTATCGATGGCTGCAGCGGCATCCTGCAAGTGTATAAAAAAAGCACAGCAATGGTTAAAAATCAACTACCAAATCAGAGAAGAATCTATTACAGAAATAATAAGGCAACAGTTTAGCTACATTTTAGAAACAATACCTCCGGTTTAAAGTGCACCAAGTAGGTTTGTCTGCTGTATAATAAATACGCACCTCTGCCGATTCAAACTCGATGAAGGCGAACCCTCTGTGCTTTTCTAGAATCCAAAGTAAACAGTCGTTACAGAGAGAGAACAATACATACATGGCACACATAGTGTGCCTGCCCTAAGACTAACAGATGTAAACAAGTTAAATGCACCTCCCCACCTGTCTCATAATCGAGGGGTATCTGGATGTCCGTGATATCTCCAAACGGGATAAATGCCGCGTGCAGGACCTTCTCATCCACCTCCTCCGCGAGCCCGCCTATGAGGAACAGCATTCAGCGCGAGCCTCAATAAACTACAATAATGTATGAATCTATCCCCCCATCTATTAGCATGCATAAGGTGAACGGTTACTGCATTTAAGTTCACAGTAGTAATCGGACTGAAATTTCACTCGGCTACTATTAGCGGTGtgataaaattatttaaaatatcgCTAGGAATATGCATTTAAATTACACAGTACGACATTGTGCCCGTAAATGTCCAAGTGTCGCCTTGGATAAACTAAAACAAATAGACCGTATTTCAGAGTTATAGCAAGTTTTCAACTTACCGACATAAAGAACACGCTTAGTAGCCGCCATCTTGACCGGAAGCAACCCTTCGGCCTTTGACCCGGCAGTAATGTTGTATCATACGGAGACCGCTATGTCCCAAAACAGACTTTTTTCGAATCACAAAATGTTTCCAACACTATGTAAACGTAACTATAGCATTAATTTAAGGTTAATTTGACCCTAAAGCGACTGCTATATAAAAACCACTATACTGTTTTAGCATTATCACCGAATAAAGGTATCGTACCATAAAGCTGTGCAGAGGGTGGGACGTTCAGCTGAATCCATTTGCAAGGCGGATCTGCCCTCCCTGCAGTACATGTACCTCAGACAATGCAGGAGCAGAGCTACCAAAATCAGAAGGGATACAACCTACCCACACAAACAGCTGCCTCTTTACCAGGCTGAGGTCTGGAAAGTGCTTCTGCTGTCTCAGTGAGAACTGAGAGGCTCAGAAGGAGCTTCTACTTCAAGCAATTTTCTACTTAATATCTACATGACAGATCTAATCTTATATTTTCCCCTTGATTATGCACCTCACACtatattatttgtttgtttgtttgtttacagtTAAATTCCCATGataaatcagaatcagaaaaaaactttattgatcccatggGTAAATTGCTTATGTTACAATTGCACAGACAGCCGGACACCATTAGACACGATGAACATTATATAGCAGGAAGGCACGTAGTTTGACAAAACAGAAGTTAAAAGAGAATTAAATAAAATCTTAAATATAAGAAAACAGAACATGTAACACATAAAGGGCAGTATAACCCTTTAGATAACACCTAGTTGCTCACATAGTATTATAACGTGGTGATATTAATATAGCACAATCAGCGAGACTGAAGAAACTACTGGACAAATTTGTGGCAACAGGCCGGTTATCGCAGAAACTCAGAAGTATGTAGGAACACAGCAAAACAAATAGTAATGGGTTGGAGGGGGTAAGTAGCTTTTTGTATGAATGAGTGACGTTGGGAGGAGTTATAGTGTTTaatggctgggggagggggggggatttcctGTGGCGTTCAGTGGAGTAATCTACATGTTTCTACTATAGTTTTTAAATGTGAAATTCTGGTAACCACAGCTGTTGGTGTTTATCCGTAAATATAGGTAGCTTTTTTAAACACTATGGTTGTGTAACTGTAACCTTATTGGCTGTGATAAAGAGCATTGCACTTTACTCccactctgtttactctaatgACAGCTAAAGGCCTCAACATTCACTTTGCCTCCAGTTTCTCACATCAAGCAGCAAGCAGATTCAGCTGAAGAATGAGAAAGTGTCTGTTGTTCCTGTACTTGGCTGGTCTCTGGGCTGGAGCTCAAACTAGTGGTTGGTTCACCTTATTGCATTTCCAGGGCTTTAGGGAATACAGATGATTTTAGTGCTGTTGCTTTGCTGCCGCCGCCGTCTCTGCTGTCTCTAgctgatggatctttttcaaccTTTGCACAGGCATTTAATGGTTGAGGAACGAAAACTGATTCAATTTTGAGATAGATCGCCCCAAAATTGAAGCTGAACCACAAAATGATATCAAAAAAGGCCAGTTTAGACACTCGATACCTTTATGACAATAActctcaaactttgcagtggcaTCGTATGGGCGCTGAGCTGGAACTGAGTACATTTTGAGATGGGCTTCATTGATGCTGATGTGATGCTCCTTAGTGGCAGCAAAGAGAAGGGTGACTGCAGGTGACATTTGAACTTGATAAGTTAATACGTATTTGATGGATCATATTACTGCTCGATAAAAACATTACTGTATAAGGATGAAGTTCTATATCTGGTTTCATTTTCAGACAAATTACCCCAAAAATGAAGCAAAGGTGCTGTGTGGCAGCAAAGGAAGAAAATTCCAGCTATGCTTGTAAACACAGTAACTTAAAAAATGTTTGCTGGATAATTTTGAAACTTTGCAGACACATTATATGGGTGACAAACTAAAAGCGATGAAATTTTGCGACAGATTTCTGAAAAATTgaagtatatatgtatgtgtgttcaTGAATTTGAATGCACTGTATATTGCATTGTTTAGACCAAATGTTCCTACAGTGTGGTAAAACCCTGCTATTTTGACCTTGCTGTGACATTTTTCTAGGGAAActcagtttttttaaaaatctgtgaatgcaatccaaaaactaaaaacgccaaaagtcttgtattttgtttggttacgtatggttaaggttatggttGAGTAGTGATTAGGGATTGGGATTTGGGTTATTGGTGATTTCTCTCATAATTTCTGACAAGAGAATTGTGAGCGTGATTGAATATCAGTATGTGTGATGCTAAGCCTCCTACCTCATTTCATTGCGCATGAGCATGATGACAATAAAGTATATTTTGATTTTACTGTTGAAAAATATTGAAGTGTCATTAGATGAGGAATACATGCTCTTATCTGTGTTCTACATCCTTTCCTTTGCTTAAAAAGGCTTAGGATTTCATAAAGTGATACTTTTAATAATGCATGACCAAGGGTTGAAGAAATCTTTGTACTTTCCCAGAATGTGTCCGAGAGCTCAGAGAAGATGTGGACTTCCCCGGCAGTGATGTTCTTCAGATCTTGACTCCAGATGCACGTCACTGCCAGCTGGCCTGCACCCAGCACCACATGTGCTTGTTCTTTACCTTCATTCGATCTGATTGGAACAGAGACAATCGGTATCTCTCTATATCAATCCATATCTATCTATATCAATCTAtatttatatctatatctatctatATTAATCTATATCTATATGTTATTCAATAGGTGAAGCGTTTATATTGAGCAGAACAGTAGAAATTAGCTAGAGATCATTTTCAATCTAGGAAATTATAAGGTGCTGTATACTGTATAAGGCATAGACCTTTTCATTTGTGacttttttttactgaaaatttaaatattttcgACCAGAGTGCTGTGTGCCTGACTTGGTCCTTTTTGAAGTTTTATGAAGCAATTTCCTGTAATGTCATGAGATCGTATAAACAATGTCTAATCACAAATCAGTATGTCTACAATATTAATGAAAAAACTGGGATTGTTCAATATTAGGAACTGCAAAAAAATGTGCATGATATCAAAGCAGAATCTGCTCACTTCATTCTGCCAGACAGTTTTACTGCTACCTGAAGCACACGGATTCGGGGGCACCACTGATAGTCAGCGGCTTGAAGGGGGTCACCTCGGGCTTCTCACTCAGACATTGTCCTGATAAACAGGGAGAGGGTAAGCAATGAGGAAGACAGGGCATGCTCTACGAAATTAATATCAAATATAATTCATGGGCCATGGAAGCGGAGGAGAGGAATCTGGTAACCAGGTAACTTATCTTTATGAGGGTAGTAATGATCAGTCACGGAAAAAATACCCACAAATAATTTACTGCAAGTCGATAAAACTTTATTAATAAAAGTCAGAATTATATCCATGTTTTTAAATCAAAAGGTTATTTCTGACAGACAAGTGGACACCATTTTATGGCCCTCACCCTTAGGGCACCCCCCTTATTCAGATGCGTTCCATGGCCCATgctataattaataattaaatgttaaaatgaaaGTACGAAATAATATGGTCCGCCATGTTTTGGCAGTCTGCCTCTCTACAGTGTACAATGAGGTGGACTTCTTCGGAGAGGATTACCTGACCATGTTTATGGACAGCTACGTGGAGTGTCAGAAGGCGTGTACAGTGGACCCAGCGTGCCAGTTTTTCACCTACACCACAGATAATTTTTCCCCCGCTAAGTACCGGTGAGTTGCAGTGCGTAAAGCCCCACCAGGCCAGCTCTTTGACTTTCAGTGGAGATTACCTGAGGCTGGACTGGAACCTGCTGGTAACTCTGTACCTTTGGCGAGCCGGCAAATCTGACTATAGCTGGACATTACTAATATTGCAGAGGTGCATTGTTAGAAAACCGGGAACCATGTCCTTtaaaattattgttttttttttgggtatgAAATACACTGCAAATTTTCTGAATGCCTTATATATTTGTGTTGCTTATGACCCTAAAGGGAGGGTCAACTTCTCTGGGGGCCCTAAGCTGACATCACTAGGGGGCCCAAAGTGGGCTACTTGTGCTGTTTTATGGAGctgaaaaaatataaaatgattcACTGTCAAGAATCAATAATCAGCATGTGAGGCAGTAAACCTGAAGGAGTCGCAGAAGTGTATCGACCAACCAGATTTCATCATTTTAGCCATTGTGGGGCCAGCTGGGGTCCTTGATTAATCTATACATTAATCTACTTCTGACTAAAAGCCTCTGCTTTTTGCTGTTTCATTTCAACCCCTCCCTGCAGAAATAAGTGCCATCTAAAGTATAGCAGGACACTCCCAACGCCCCCTGTGGTCAAAGTGGGGAAGGACATGGTGTCTGGCTTCTCTCGAAAACTCTGCAGCCTGTTTAGCCTTGACAGAGGTAACTCATCCATCCATAGTCACATATACATGGTGACAAGTGTAATAATGTGGCAGTAGGAAAGCAAacacatgcgcgcacacacacacacacacacacacacacacacacacacacacacacacgcacacaacagttGTGAGGGACAACTGAAGTAACCCTATGTACACACCTTGCACTAAACAATATTACATAAAACTCAaatccacacacatacatagtTTCTGCGATCTTGTAGATGTCAATAGTATGCTGCTAGATTATTTGTTTTTCTGCTGTGCAAACAGAGTGCAGGTCAAAGATCCTAAAGGATATCGACTTTCCCGGAAATGACATTGAGCAAGTTCCGGCCCCCTCGCCCGAGCACTGCCAGATCCTGTGCAGGGCCCATCCTCGATGCACCTTCTTCTCGTACACCACTGCCAGCTACGAGACAACCTCTGAAAAGTATGTGCGCTACAGTGCTGAGAGAGGTGCAAGTCACTATTAGGATGGGTCTCTTTGAGAGAAACAGGACACGCATCAAGGgcaaaggttttgtttcaacactGATAGGGACCAAATCGGCTtggaacccccccccgcccccctaaaCATTTACAGTACTCACACAGTATTGGTAAGGACAGtaatgaatccatccatccatccatccatccatacatccatcttgtATAACAGATTGTGCAGTACAGGTTAGCAGTGATAACaattaatggtaa encodes:
- the ppie gene encoding peptidyl-prolyl cis-trans isomerase E, which encodes MAATKRVLYVGGLAEEVDEKVLHAAFIPFGDITDIQIPLDYETEKHRGFAFIEFESAEDAAAAIDNMNESELFGRTIRVNIAKPMRIKEGSSRPVWSDDDWLKKFSGKTAEEAEGAEPAGEDVSKETQEGEPPAKKGRTNPQVYMDIKIGNKPAGRLRFLLRADVVPMTAENFRCLCTHEKGFGYKGSSFHRIIPQFMCQGGDFTNHNGTGGKSIYGKSKFDDENFVLKHTGPGQLSMANSGPNTNGSQFFITCDKTDWLDGKHVVFGELMEGQEVLRAMEAQGNKDGKTKQKVIISDCGEYV